One window of Streptomyces sp. FIT100 genomic DNA carries:
- a CDS encoding AAA domain-containing protein: MTFDPSAEAARATAGILDDTLHGDARGVVVDSPPGAGKSTLVVRAALELAAAGRPLMVIAQTNAQVDDLVLRLAEKEPELPVGRLHSNDPDPYDKALDELASVRKSAKAGDLAGLDVVISTAAKWAHVQGVEPWGHAIVDEAYQMRSDALLAVAGLFERALFVGDPGQLDPFSVVGAEQWAGLSYDPSASAVSTLLAHNPELPQHRLPVSWRLPASAAPLVSGAFYPYTPFRSGTGAGDRRLAFGVASDGSGPDRVLDEAAESGWGLLELPARHTPRTDPEAVRAVALVVRRLLDRGGASVSERTDDPVPLTADRIAVGTAHRDQAAAVRSALAELGVTGVTVDTANRLQGREYDVTVVLHPLSGRPDATAFHLETGRLCVLASRHRHACIVVCRAGVADLLDEHPSTEPVQLGVTVKFPDGWEANHAVLAHLAEHRVTWQP; this comes from the coding sequence GTGACCTTCGACCCCTCCGCCGAGGCCGCGCGCGCCACCGCCGGCATCCTCGACGACACGCTCCACGGGGACGCCCGGGGCGTGGTCGTGGACTCGCCGCCGGGCGCCGGGAAGTCGACGCTCGTGGTGCGGGCGGCGCTCGAACTGGCCGCGGCAGGGCGGCCGTTGATGGTCATCGCGCAGACGAACGCGCAGGTGGACGATCTGGTGCTGCGGCTCGCCGAGAAGGAGCCCGAGCTTCCGGTCGGTCGGCTGCACAGCAACGACCCGGACCCGTACGACAAGGCGCTCGACGAGCTGGCGAGCGTACGGAAGTCGGCGAAGGCCGGGGATCTCGCGGGGCTCGACGTCGTCATCTCGACGGCGGCGAAGTGGGCGCATGTGCAGGGTGTCGAGCCCTGGGGGCACGCGATCGTGGACGAGGCGTACCAGATGCGTTCGGACGCGCTGCTCGCGGTGGCCGGGCTCTTCGAGCGGGCGCTGTTCGTGGGCGACCCGGGCCAGCTGGACCCGTTCTCGGTGGTCGGGGCCGAGCAGTGGGCCGGGCTGTCGTACGACCCGTCGGCGAGCGCGGTCTCGACGCTGCTGGCGCACAATCCGGAGCTGCCGCAGCACCGGCTGCCGGTGTCGTGGCGGCTGCCGGCGTCGGCGGCGCCGCTGGTCTCGGGCGCGTTCTATCCGTACACGCCGTTCCGCAGCGGCACGGGCGCGGGCGACCGGCGGCTCGCGTTCGGGGTCGCCTCGGACGGTTCGGGTCCGGACCGGGTGCTGGACGAGGCGGCCGAGTCGGGCTGGGGCCTGCTGGAGCTGCCCGCCCGCCACACGCCGCGCACGGATCCCGAGGCGGTACGGGCCGTGGCGCTGGTGGTGCGGCGGCTGCTGGACCGCGGCGGCGCGTCGGTGTCGGAGCGCACGGACGACCCGGTGCCGCTCACGGCGGACCGCATCGCCGTCGGCACGGCCCACCGCGACCAGGCGGCGGCGGTGCGCTCGGCGCTCGCGGAGCTGGGCGTGACCGGGGTGACGGTCGACACGGCCAACCGGCTCCAGGGCCGCGAGTACGACGTCACGGTCGTCCTCCACCCGCTCTCCGGCCGCCCCGACGCGACCGCCTTCCACCTGGAGACGGGCCGCCTCTGCGTCCTGGCCTCCCGCCACCGGCACGCCTGCATCGTCGTCTGCCGCGCGGGCGTGGCGGACCTGCTGGACGAACACCCGTCGACGGAGCCGGTGCAGCTGGGCGTCACGGTGAAGTTCCCCGACGGCTGGGAGGCGAACCACGCGGTCCTCGCCCACCTCGCCGAACACCGGGTGACATGGCAACCCTGA
- a CDS encoding phosphatase PAP2 family protein: MDGMPKRLRWWTELPLVVVVYAAYSAGRLLARGDEADAIGHGLGVLDLEKRLRIDFEQPLNRLFSGTPALGIPADFVYASLHYLVTPAILVWLFRRRPAGYRTARTWLMVSTLLGLAGFTLMPTCPPRLLAAGHGFTDTMAQFSSYGWWGGEASAPRGMGGMTNQFAAMPSLHVGWALWCGVMLWRHGRGPVAKVLAVAYPTLIALVVMGTANHYFLDAVAGVAVMGAGLLLTRPALGLADRVGARFGRRAERSGERMRARSGERIRARSGLRAGGRVGITAPIVSGGCETSAGEHIPGQRTPSAGAGDSTPAATR; this comes from the coding sequence ATGGACGGCATGCCGAAGCGGCTGCGCTGGTGGACCGAGCTCCCTCTCGTCGTGGTCGTGTACGCCGCGTACTCGGCGGGCCGGCTGCTCGCGCGCGGTGACGAGGCGGACGCGATCGGCCACGGCCTGGGCGTGCTGGACCTGGAGAAACGTCTCCGCATCGACTTCGAGCAGCCGCTCAACCGGCTCTTCAGCGGCACCCCGGCGCTCGGCATACCCGCCGACTTCGTCTACGCCTCGCTGCACTACCTGGTCACCCCGGCGATCCTGGTGTGGCTGTTCCGGCGGCGGCCCGCGGGCTACCGGACGGCCCGCACCTGGCTGATGGTCTCGACCCTCCTCGGGCTGGCCGGCTTCACGCTCATGCCGACCTGCCCGCCGCGGCTGCTGGCCGCGGGGCACGGCTTCACCGACACGATGGCGCAGTTCAGCTCGTACGGCTGGTGGGGCGGGGAGGCGAGCGCGCCACGCGGTATGGGCGGGATGACCAACCAGTTCGCGGCGATGCCGAGTCTGCACGTCGGCTGGGCGCTGTGGTGCGGGGTGATGCTGTGGCGGCACGGCCGGGGCCCGGTCGCGAAGGTGCTCGCCGTCGCGTACCCGACGCTGATCGCGCTGGTCGTCATGGGAACGGCGAACCACTACTTCCTCGACGCGGTCGCGGGCGTCGCGGTCATGGGCGCGGGGCTGCTGCTCACGCGGCCGGCGCTGGGGCTCGCGGACCGGGTGGGGGCGCGGTTCGGACGGCGGGCGGAGCGCTCCGGGGAGCGGATGAGGGCGCGGTCCGGGGAGCGGATACGGGCGCGGTCCGGGCTGCGGGCAGGTGGGCGTGTGGGCATCACGGCCCCGATTGTCAGCGGCGGATGCGAGACTTCCGCGGGTGAGCACATCCCTGGACAGCGGACCCCCTCCGCAGGCGCCGGCGACAGCACTCCGGCAGCGACTCGCTGA
- a CDS encoding SgcJ/EcaC family oxidoreductase encodes MSDDTQEIRTLIEQWAAAVHRGDMDAVLTGHTDDIVMFDVPPPHDGVRGIDAYRASWPPFFAYQRQGASFEIVSLDVTAGDTVAYAHALLRCGTPEELAEHPESRLRLTVGLRKEQDRWVVAHEHHSFADTTADTTAGA; translated from the coding sequence ATGTCCGACGACACGCAAGAGATCCGGACCCTGATCGAGCAGTGGGCCGCGGCGGTGCACCGCGGCGACATGGACGCCGTCCTCACCGGCCACACCGACGACATCGTCATGTTCGACGTGCCGCCGCCCCACGACGGCGTACGCGGCATCGACGCCTACCGCGCATCCTGGCCGCCCTTCTTCGCGTACCAGCGGCAGGGCGCGTCCTTCGAGATCGTCTCCCTGGACGTGACCGCGGGCGACACCGTCGCCTACGCCCACGCCCTGCTGCGCTGCGGCACCCCCGAGGAGCTCGCCGAGCACCCGGAGAGCCGGCTGCGCCTCACGGTCGGCCTCCGCAAGGAGCAGGACCGCTGGGTCGTCGCCCACGAACACCATTCCTTCGCCGACACCACCGCCGACACCACCGCCGGCGCCTGA
- a CDS encoding bifunctional DNA primase/polymerase: MSTWLRDETPPGPARDEARRRDVFAVLRDEGRHQIGQVTAPGAGWLASATAIPRSALALWEEEPAAPAVVPCGTVFDAVNVPAVFGRRMLEQLWSDGPGSGPVALHRGRMLLFAAPGSAHRLPALLRWEEWGAAVPPMLCHGTGDAITIPPLAPLPAAPGSGPRWLVAPDTRQPWLPGPEVLLWACVRAARAASAASVRISIFPPADQDAKVYDVSRRR; this comes from the coding sequence ATGAGCACTTGGCTGCGCGACGAGACACCGCCTGGCCCCGCCCGCGACGAAGCGCGGCGGCGCGACGTCTTCGCGGTGCTGCGGGACGAGGGGCGGCATCAGATCGGACAGGTGACCGCTCCGGGCGCGGGATGGCTCGCGTCGGCCACCGCGATTCCGCGCTCCGCGCTGGCGCTGTGGGAGGAGGAGCCCGCCGCGCCCGCCGTCGTCCCGTGCGGGACCGTCTTCGACGCCGTGAACGTGCCCGCCGTCTTCGGCCGCCGGATGCTCGAACAGCTGTGGTCCGACGGGCCCGGCTCCGGCCCGGTGGCGCTGCACCGGGGCCGGATGCTGCTGTTCGCCGCCCCCGGCTCGGCCCATCGGCTGCCGGCCCTGCTCCGCTGGGAGGAGTGGGGCGCCGCGGTGCCGCCGATGCTGTGCCACGGCACCGGGGACGCGATCACCATCCCGCCGCTCGCGCCGCTTCCGGCCGCACCCGGCTCGGGACCGCGCTGGCTGGTCGCCCCGGACACCCGGCAGCCCTGGCTTCCGGGGCCCGAGGTACTGCTCTGGGCATGCGTACGGGCGGCCCGCGCGGCCTCCGCCGCTTCGGTCCGTATATCGATTTTTCCTCCCGCCGACCAGGATGCTAAGGTCTACGACGTCAGCAGGCGCCGCTAG